One region of Plasmodium gaboni strain SY75 chromosome 6, whole genome shotgun sequence genomic DNA includes:
- a CDS encoding putative membrane protein (conserved Plasmodium membrane protein, unknown function), whose product MKFFVFHFLFILLSYKSSTYVLNKNIKTLSLSPNIYKKNSFYRKKNIRPLKIYVYPSFIKNIIKPLENVYFRNYFIYRSLARICVSLSSAFSLSAKLYLYKKNMNSIFLTQLLMNNEILIKILKICWLYKLSHFIDKNVKLCRYLSTLFYIISIYLDIFSTYNVANNIYIYYLFYSLSSILKSLSILTYTSIRSNINFQICQMLALQKNNEHVYKMTNTTNKNNNHSDNKNNSDADISTRFVDDNNIHCNKDETINKNNILNESHQNMNNNKENTYLKHNLVHNTKDLDNNIGVHTEDKNINQQSKIFDNHIENNKLSINTKNFCIGEISVIIDLLSTLVDLSTILFLFQATKYIKQNLCFYIFISSLHLFFSYKEIQYLLI is encoded by the exons atgaaattttttgtatttcactttttatttattttgttgtCATACAAAAGTTCTACTTATGTGctgaataaaaatattaaaacTTTGAGCCTATCTccaaatatttat aagaaaaattctttttatagaaaaaaaaatataagaccattaaaaatttatgtttatccgagttttataaaaaatataattaaacCCTTAgaaaatgtatattttagaaattattttatatatcgATCTTTAGCTCGAATATGTGTATCATTAAGTAGTGCATTTTCTTTAAGTgcaaaattatatttatataaaaaaaatatgaacagTATATTTCTTACACAGTTATTAATGAATAATGAGAtacttataaaaatattaaaaatttgtTGGTTATACAAACTAAGTCATTTTATagataaaaatgtaaaattATGTAGATATCTCTCCAcccttttttatattattagtatatatcttgatattttttcaaCATACAATGTAgcaaataatatatatatttattatttattttattccTTATCTTCCATATTAAAAAGTCTAAGTATACTAACATACACTTCTATCAGATCTAATATTAATTTTCAAATATGTCAAATGTTAGcattacaaaaaaataatgaacatgtttataaaatgaCTAATACTactaataaaaataataatcatagtgataataaaaataatagtGATGCTGATATTAGTACTCGTTTTGTAGAcgataataatattcattgTAATAAGGATGAAAccataaataaaaataatatattaaatgaatctcatcaaaatatgaataataataaagaaaatacTTATTTAAAACATAATCTAGTTCATAACACGAAAGATCTAGACAACAATATAGGTGTTCATACtgaagataaaaatataaatcaacaatctaaaatttttgataatcatattgaaaataataaattatctattaatacaaaaaaCTTTTGTATTGGAGAAATAAGTGTTATAATCGATTTATTATCAACCTTAGTAGACTTATCAACTATACTTTTCTTGTTCCAAGcaacaaaatatataaaacaaaatttgtgtttttatatcttcataTCATCATTGCatttattcttttcataTAAAGAGATACAATATTTGTTAATCTaa